The following proteins are encoded in a genomic region of Triticum dicoccoides isolate Atlit2015 ecotype Zavitan chromosome 1B, WEW_v2.0, whole genome shotgun sequence:
- the LOC119321909 gene encoding uncharacterized protein LOC119321909, which translates to MDRERKELRKRRTSGHLRYPELKRQKQRNPYVAARSTSPDCNFWDNRQKELYDQFCHEKKVFKHRFVEWSDIADAETCPFDLSTKYEDLGLKGLTSNNPSWVWNEDVVRQFYGTLYVDPDRREMHFMIGSQHCFATKEDLEKALLIEPRAGSLVLHTWDDFDVYSLFRVPNPDIGLVRDLKTEVDLIQRINRHTIFPKSGNRGGCTTMLLKLAYAIYHGKQFDIAHFLLSEMCEAIDTVNHALPYAPLIFCLLRHLKCDLTNIDTKCCLKKYSLHLASLNREQRAASAEHEVIEVQHQQPMSYSHQPPQPVNPEPVNPDSTVASNSQLSKLIEGLHEKVVKGFEAIEKRLYTMEVLFSVLSSEVSEMKACMLDPCHALNGDKQKRAQTEAHQGGEGPSAAADP; encoded by the coding sequence ATGGATAGGGAAAGGAAGGAGCTGAGGAAGAGGAGGACATCGGGCCATTTGAGGTATCCTGAACTTAAGAGGCAGAAGCAACGTAATCCTTATGTTGCTGCTAGATCTACCTCTCCTGACTGCAATTTCTGGGACAACAGACAAAAAGAGCTATATGATCAGTTCTGTCATGAGAAGAAAGTGTTTAAGCATAGATTTGTGGAGTGGTCGGATATAGCTGATGCTGAAACTTGCCCTTTTGATTTGTCCACTAAGTATGAGGATCTTGGTCTCAAAGGTCTAACCAGCAACAATCCATCTTGGGTTTGGAATGAAGACGTCGTGAGACAATTTTATGGCACCCTTTACGTGGATCCTGATCGCAGGGAGATGCATTTCATGATAGGCTCACAGCATTGTTTTGCTACCAAGGAAGATCTTGAAAAGGCCTTGCTGATTGAGCCTAGAGCTGGCAGCCTTGTTTTGCACACATGGGATGATTTTGATGTTTATTCTCTCTTTCGAGTACCTAATCCCGACATTGGTCTAGTTCGAGATCTTAAAACTGAAGTTGATCTCATCCAAAGGATAAATCGACATACAATTTTTCCTAAATCAGGAAATCGAGGTGGATGCACCACCATGCTTCTCAAGCTTGCCTATGCCATTTACCACGGAAAGCAGTTTGACATTGCTCATTTCCTCCTCAGTGAGATGTGTGAGGCCATTGACACTGTAAATCATGCACTGCCATATGCACCTCTTATATTTTGTCTTCTTCGCCATCTGAAGTGTGACCTTACAAACATTGATACCAAATGCTGCCTCAAGAAGTACTCCCTGCACCTTGCAAGCTTGAATCGTGAACAACGTGCTGCCTCAGCTGAGCATGAAGTTATAGAGGTGCAGCACCAGCAGCCCATGTCCTATTCTCATCAGCCACCGCAACCAGTTAATCCTGAACCAGTTAATCCTGATTCAACAGTTGCCAGCAATTCTCAACTTTCAAAACTGATAGAGGGGTTGCACGAGAAAGTTGTGAAAGGATTTGAGGCAATTGAAAAGCGACTTTACACAATGGAGGTTCTCTTCTCAGTCTTATCTTCAGAAGTTAGTGAGATGAAAGCTTGTATGCTTGATCCTTGTCATGCGCTGAACGGCGACAAACAAAAAAGGGCACAAACTGAAGCTCATCAAGGTGGCGAGGGTCCTTCTGCAGCAGCTGATCCATAG